One Blastocatellia bacterium DNA segment encodes these proteins:
- a CDS encoding ATP-dependent DNA ligase, whose product MKFARLADYFEQLEATTKRLEMFDILSRLFQEADSDEIDKVVYLCQEQLAPSFRGIEIGMAEKLILRAIASATEENEARVAELYKKLGDPGLVIEQLLVKHRGAGARGKRLDVTTVYDELLAIAQTSGEGSVEKKIRRLADLLSACSPKEARYIARFVMGRLRLGIGDPTILDSLSKAFKGDRSFRPELERAYNLCSDLGLVARTLFQKGERGIRDFHVQVGNPIRMAAAERLPTAEEIIKKIGRCAVEVKLDGFRLQIHKRGETVETFSRNLERTTPMFPEIIEGVRQQIRAREAIFEGEALAINEETGELYPFQVTVQRKRKHGVEEMAREYPLVLYAFDLLYADGTDYTPHPYLNRRQALEHLILAGERIRLAEQIITDDPREIERFFEENIARGLEGIVAKKLDAPYQAGARGFHWIKLKRSYKGELSDTVDVVLVGYFRGRGMRAKFGIGALLGAVYDRQSDTFKTVAKIGSGLSEENWVRIRELLDGVRVAHRPARVDSLIEPDVWVEPRYVVTVLADEITKSPVHTCGKHDDEPGYALRFPRIVGWIREDKNPEDANTVGEIIEMFQMQRKVKAEA is encoded by the coding sequence ATGAAATTTGCGCGCCTGGCCGATTATTTTGAACAACTGGAGGCGACGACCAAGCGGCTGGAGATGTTCGATATTCTCAGTCGGTTGTTTCAGGAAGCCGACAGCGACGAGATTGACAAGGTCGTCTATCTCTGCCAGGAACAGTTGGCGCCCTCGTTTCGAGGGATCGAGATCGGCATGGCCGAGAAGCTCATCCTGCGCGCCATCGCCTCGGCGACCGAAGAAAACGAAGCGCGGGTGGCCGAACTTTACAAAAAGCTCGGTGATCCGGGACTGGTCATCGAACAGCTTCTGGTGAAGCATCGAGGCGCAGGGGCCCGGGGCAAACGCCTCGATGTGACGACGGTTTATGACGAATTGCTGGCCATCGCCCAAACGTCAGGCGAAGGCAGCGTGGAGAAAAAAATTCGCCGGCTGGCCGATCTGCTCAGCGCCTGCTCGCCCAAGGAAGCCCGCTATATCGCCCGCTTCGTCATGGGACGATTGCGCCTGGGGATCGGCGATCCCACCATTCTTGATTCCCTCTCGAAGGCGTTCAAAGGAGATCGTAGCTTTCGCCCCGAACTGGAACGAGCCTACAACCTCTGTTCCGATCTCGGCCTGGTGGCCCGGACGCTCTTCCAGAAAGGGGAGCGAGGCATCCGCGATTTTCACGTACAGGTCGGCAATCCCATTCGCATGGCCGCTGCCGAACGACTCCCCACCGCCGAAGAGATCATCAAGAAAATCGGTCGCTGCGCCGTCGAGGTGAAGCTCGACGGCTTCCGCCTGCAAATTCACAAGCGCGGAGAGACGGTGGAGACTTTCTCCCGCAATCTCGAACGCACGACCCCGATGTTCCCCGAGATCATCGAAGGGGTTCGTCAGCAGATTCGGGCGCGCGAGGCCATCTTTGAAGGCGAGGCCCTGGCGATCAACGAAGAGACCGGCGAACTCTATCCCTTCCAGGTCACGGTCCAGCGCAAGCGCAAGCACGGCGTCGAGGAGATGGCGCGGGAATATCCGCTCGTGCTCTACGCCTTCGATCTCCTCTATGCCGATGGAACCGATTACACCCCTCATCCCTACCTGAACCGGCGTCAGGCGCTCGAACACCTCATCCTTGCCGGCGAGCGCATTCGCCTGGCCGAACAGATCATCACCGATGATCCCCGGGAGATCGAACGGTTTTTCGAGGAGAACATCGCCCGCGGGCTGGAGGGCATCGTGGCGAAGAAACTCGATGCGCCCTATCAGGCTGGCGCCCGGGGATTTCACTGGATCAAGCTGAAGCGTTCGTACAAAGGCGAACTCAGCGATACGGTTGACGTCGTTCTCGTCGGCTACTTTCGCGGACGAGGCATGAGGGCGAAATTCGGCATCGGGGCTTTGCTCGGTGCCGTCTATGATCGGCAGAGTGATACCTTCAAGACGGTGGCTAAAATCGGCAGCGGATTGAGCGAAGAGAACTGGGTGCGGATACGCGAACTACTCGATGGCGTGCGCGTCGCCCACCGTCCGGCACGCGTGGATTCGCTCATCGAACCCGATGTCTGGGTGGAACCCCGCTACGTCGTCACCGTGCTGGCCGATGAGATCACCAAATCGCCCGTCCATACCTGCGGCAAGCACGATGATGAACCCGGTTACGCGCTGCGCTTCCCGCGCATCGTCGGCTGGATCCGCGAGGACAAAAACCCCGAAGATGCCAACACCGTGGGCGAAATCATCGAGATGTTCCAGATGCAGCGAAAGGTCAAAGCAGAAGCGTGA
- a CDS encoding tRNA (adenine-N1)-methyltransferase — translation MKAYIETGDTVLLYSPDRKTYLITVTETGSLGTHLGEVRHRDLLGRRYGEGVWSSSGKLFVILEPTIEDRMMKVKRLTQIIYPKDAALILLKTGIHAGMRVIECGAGSGASTLALATAVAPSGRVYVYDREEKFLENARQNVLRAGLGDVVEFKLRDVSQGFDEDEVDVVLLDLPSPWEGVPAAARALRGGGRLASISPTYNQIERMVGTLESSGFVMIETVEVLLRHLLVRAGKTRPFERMVSHTGFLTFARRALVPIIEEEERREETGHDEPFSD, via the coding sequence ATGAAAGCATACATTGAAACGGGAGACACGGTCCTGCTTTATTCTCCCGACCGGAAGACGTATCTCATCACGGTGACCGAGACGGGATCGCTCGGAACCCATCTCGGCGAAGTGCGTCATCGCGATCTTCTCGGCAGGCGCTACGGGGAAGGCGTGTGGAGTTCGTCGGGAAAGCTCTTTGTCATCCTGGAGCCGACGATTGAAGATCGGATGATGAAGGTCAAACGGCTGACGCAGATCATTTATCCCAAGGATGCCGCTTTGATTCTTCTGAAGACGGGCATCCATGCCGGTATGCGCGTGATCGAATGCGGAGCCGGATCCGGCGCGTCCACGCTGGCGCTGGCGACGGCGGTAGCTCCCTCGGGCCGCGTCTACGTTTACGATCGCGAGGAAAAATTCCTGGAAAATGCCCGGCAGAACGTCCTTCGCGCCGGCCTCGGAGACGTGGTGGAGTTCAAGCTCCGCGATGTCAGCCAGGGATTTGACGAAGACGAGGTTGACGTCGTGCTCCTCGACTTGCCGTCGCCCTGGGAAGGAGTCCCGGCGGCGGCACGCGCGCTGCGGGGCGGCGGTCGGTTGGCCTCCATCTCCCCGACCTATAATCAAATTGAGCGTATGGTCGGGACGCTGGAATCATCCGGTTTTGTCATGATTGAGACAGTGGAGGTTCTTTTGCGTCATCTTCTCGTGCGGGCGGGCAAGACGCGACCCTTCGAACGGATGGTCAGCCACACGGGATTTTTGACCTTCGCCCGGCGGGCGCTCGTGCCCATCATCGAAGAAGAAGAAAGACGCGAGGAGACTGGCCATGACGAACCCTTCAGCGATTGA
- a CDS encoding peptidylprolyl isomerase → MRRKTVSTFVLGAVMTFCVTTQAGTPALHRPVDAGEQKAKPSSAPAKRAPGLYAIINTTMGTIVCQLFEKEAPKAVANFMDLAEGRKAYLSPRTGRMIKGRFYDGIQFHRVIPGFMIQAGDPTATGRYSPGFTFEDEIRPTLKFDRPGRLAMANRGPNTNGSQFFITVAATPHLNGKHTIFGQVVEGQAVANKISTVKRDANDKPIDPVRITSITFERVK, encoded by the coding sequence ATGAGACGAAAAACCGTTTCCACCTTCGTGCTCGGAGCAGTGATGACTTTCTGCGTGACGACACAAGCGGGAACGCCTGCGCTGCACCGTCCGGTGGATGCCGGAGAGCAAAAAGCCAAACCGTCTTCGGCTCCGGCTAAACGCGCTCCCGGACTCTATGCAATCATCAACACGACGATGGGAACCATCGTCTGCCAGCTTTTCGAGAAGGAGGCGCCGAAGGCCGTCGCCAACTTCATGGACCTGGCCGAGGGACGAAAAGCCTACCTCTCGCCGCGCACCGGACGGATGATCAAGGGTCGCTTCTATGACGGCATTCAATTTCACCGCGTCATCCCCGGGTTCATGATTCAGGCCGGTGATCCGACGGCCACCGGACGCTACTCGCCGGGATTCACCTTTGAAGACGAGATCCGACCGACATTGAAATTTGATCGTCCGGGACGGCTGGCCATGGCCAATCGCGGACCGAACACCAACGGGAGTCAGTTCTTCATCACCGTGGCTGCCACACCGCACCTCAACGGCAAACACACGATCTTCGGACAGGTCGTCGAAGGTCAGGCTGTGGCCAACAAAATCTCAACCGTCAAGCGAGATGCCAATGATAAGCCGATTGATCCCGTGAGAATCACCAGCATTACCTTCGAGCGGGTGAAGTAA
- a CDS encoding TonB-dependent receptor, with the protein MIHRPRIQGLRLALALASVELVFLSAVLAQMPTGAIRGTVSDPQGAVIPNAVDTVVSKATGESRRVTTTADGSYTVENLMPGVYEVTAEFQGFAPQVRQVTVQVGTITSSDFSLQVNSQSETIEVQADPPLIDAVNYKIAGVITRERIDALPLNGRNFLQLAALEPGVSVSVSNPGQNNNLFNVSIGGAPASLTRITVDGGSVVDYVTGGAAQNFSTETIQEFQIATFNFDLSTGVTSVGAVNIVSRMGSNELHGTVFAFYRDHNIAAYPTLKRNERAPDPFFRRAQYGGSLGGPLKKDRAFFFGNVEWLNQRAAVSTVHTGFPGFSQFDTITTSPYDGVLVNARTDFRLKERHTLFVRYSHDRNDTFAPDDVNTLPSNWRVNRNRDHNAQIGIISLLRTNLINDFRFNYQRINNRSTLPTARECPPDTLPCMGLGGPQIRVVGSNLILGNSYNAPQHREMDRYQSTNNIFWQKGAHNLRFGGEWDFGYGKGSWAFFDPALIAVHDPRIVQLVNSGVAVAPLPGRVKQALTLALPPAFTVPGATITLADLLQLPLAVAFVGVGDPSQPPPFNARRARRNHRLRFYGQDSWRVRRGFTLSFGFSYQLENNLLNHDLPKPALLGPLLGRLDPPGKDVNNLAPALGFAWDVGARGKTVIRGGAGLYYDTVLIGTRLTERAFIGPLGNGRTLLTGAFFQNPIPFPQIAGLPSPLDQINPPLGAPLNFTSIPTKFTGRHFLDVLASQLPQIRAQLEALGRAGLTNIDFFKTGTDLLDPSMQVPYSEQFSLGVQRQLPHQMALSADIVLRKRVHTLFQTDRNLYNRVERLGGPIIRRCQGAEATDPSVKCSNGPISIYQTSGREEYKALLVKLDKRFSHRYQFTASYALSSLTGFFPREDLTDWFRHHGPLDVDARHRFSFSGIVDLPRGFQLSLIAVYASRPPLNARLPATYDLNGDGTFGDTLPGLPINSLGRGTSKSDLMALVRRFNETLAGTKDAAGATLPFLVLPPRFDFNDTFQTHDVRLSKTFALRERYKFQVLVEVFNLFNISNLGGYSSQLDFTSDPQTPPGVFAFGQPTLKASQVFGQGGARAVQFGARISF; encoded by the coding sequence ATGATTCACCGTCCCCGAATTCAAGGGCTGAGGCTCGCTCTCGCTCTGGCCAGCGTCGAACTGGTATTCCTCTCGGCGGTCCTGGCTCAGATGCCGACCGGGGCTATTCGCGGCACTGTCAGCGATCCCCAGGGAGCCGTCATTCCCAATGCGGTGGACACGGTCGTCAGCAAGGCCACCGGGGAGAGTCGGCGCGTGACCACCACTGCCGATGGAAGCTATACGGTCGAGAATTTAATGCCTGGAGTCTACGAAGTCACCGCCGAGTTCCAGGGATTTGCCCCGCAGGTACGACAGGTGACGGTTCAGGTGGGGACGATCACCTCGAGTGATTTCTCGCTTCAGGTCAACAGCCAGAGCGAGACAATTGAAGTCCAGGCTGATCCTCCCCTCATTGATGCGGTCAATTACAAGATCGCCGGCGTCATCACCCGCGAGCGCATTGACGCTTTGCCGCTCAACGGACGGAATTTTTTGCAACTGGCGGCGCTGGAGCCCGGCGTCTCGGTATCGGTCTCCAATCCCGGACAGAACAACAATCTCTTTAACGTGTCCATCGGAGGGGCTCCGGCCAGTTTGACCCGGATCACCGTGGACGGCGGCAGCGTGGTGGATTATGTCACCGGCGGCGCCGCTCAGAATTTTTCCACCGAAACGATTCAAGAGTTCCAGATCGCCACGTTTAATTTCGACCTGTCTACCGGCGTGACCTCGGTGGGAGCTGTGAATATTGTCTCGCGGATGGGCAGTAACGAGCTTCACGGGACGGTCTTCGCCTTCTACCGCGATCACAACATCGCGGCTTATCCCACACTCAAGCGGAACGAGCGAGCGCCGGATCCGTTTTTCCGTCGCGCGCAGTATGGAGGGTCGCTGGGAGGTCCGTTGAAGAAAGATCGCGCCTTTTTCTTCGGCAATGTCGAGTGGCTCAATCAACGGGCAGCCGTCTCGACGGTTCATACCGGCTTCCCGGGCTTCAGCCAGTTCGACACGATCACCACCAGTCCCTACGACGGCGTCCTGGTCAATGCGCGCACGGACTTTCGCCTGAAGGAGCGACACACGCTCTTTGTCCGCTACAGTCACGACCGCAATGATACGTTCGCTCCCGATGATGTGAATACGTTGCCCTCGAACTGGCGGGTCAACCGCAATCGCGATCACAACGCGCAGATCGGCATCATCAGCCTCCTGCGCACGAACCTCATCAACGACTTTCGCTTCAACTATCAGCGGATCAACAATCGGAGCACCTTGCCGACGGCGCGAGAATGTCCGCCCGATACGCTCCCGTGCATGGGGCTGGGCGGGCCGCAGATTCGCGTCGTGGGCAGCAACCTCATTCTCGGAAACAGCTACAACGCGCCGCAGCATCGGGAGATGGACCGCTATCAGAGCACCAACAACATCTTCTGGCAAAAAGGGGCGCATAACCTGCGGTTCGGCGGCGAATGGGATTTCGGCTATGGGAAGGGAAGCTGGGCCTTTTTCGATCCGGCGCTCATCGCCGTGCATGATCCGCGCATCGTGCAACTGGTCAATTCAGGCGTGGCCGTGGCGCCGCTGCCGGGTCGGGTGAAACAAGCTCTGACGCTCGCTCTGCCGCCGGCGTTCACCGTGCCGGGCGCGACGATCACCCTGGCGGATCTGCTGCAACTTCCGCTGGCGGTGGCATTTGTCGGCGTCGGCGATCCGTCTCAACCGCCTCCTTTCAATGCCCGTCGGGCGCGACGCAACCACCGGCTGCGATTCTACGGGCAGGATTCCTGGCGGGTGCGACGGGGATTCACCCTGAGTTTTGGCTTCTCCTATCAACTGGAGAACAATCTCCTCAATCACGACCTGCCCAAGCCGGCGTTGCTCGGTCCGCTGCTTGGGCGACTCGATCCACCGGGAAAGGATGTGAACAATCTGGCTCCGGCCCTGGGGTTCGCCTGGGATGTGGGGGCACGGGGAAAGACCGTCATTCGCGGCGGCGCCGGTCTTTACTATGACACGGTGCTCATCGGAACGCGCCTGACTGAGCGAGCCTTCATCGGTCCGCTGGGAAACGGTCGGACGCTTCTCACGGGAGCTTTCTTCCAGAATCCGATCCCTTTCCCGCAGATTGCGGGATTGCCCTCACCGCTCGATCAGATCAATCCTCCCCTGGGCGCACCGCTCAATTTCACGAGCATCCCCACCAAGTTCACCGGTCGCCATTTCCTCGATGTGCTGGCCAGTCAACTGCCGCAGATTCGCGCTCAGCTCGAAGCCCTGGGGCGAGCGGGGTTGACCAACATTGACTTCTTCAAGACGGGGACCGATCTGCTCGATCCCTCGATGCAGGTCCCTTACTCGGAGCAATTCAGTCTGGGTGTGCAGCGGCAGTTACCTCATCAGATGGCCCTGTCGGCGGACATCGTGCTGCGCAAGCGCGTACACACGCTCTTTCAGACGGACCGCAATCTCTACAATCGGGTGGAGCGGCTCGGCGGCCCGATCATCCGTCGCTGTCAGGGAGCCGAGGCGACGGATCCTTCCGTGAAATGCTCCAATGGTCCCATCAGTATCTACCAGACGAGCGGACGCGAAGAGTATAAGGCTCTACTCGTCAAGCTCGACAAACGATTTTCCCACCGCTATCAGTTCACCGCCTCCTATGCGCTGTCGAGCCTCACCGGGTTTTTCCCCCGCGAGGATCTCACCGACTGGTTCCGCCATCACGGGCCGCTGGACGTGGATGCCCGGCATCGGTTCAGTTTCAGCGGGATCGTTGATCTGCCGCGGGGATTTCAGTTGTCGCTCATCGCCGTGTATGCCAGTCGTCCACCGCTCAACGCCCGGCTGCCGGCGACCTACGATCTCAATGGCGATGGCACCTTCGGCGATACGCTCCCCGGATTGCCGATCAATTCTCTCGGACGGGGCACGTCCAAGAGCGATCTGATGGCCCTCGTTCGGCGCTTCAACGAAACTCTCGCCGGAACGAAAGATGCGGCGGGCGCAACCCTTCCCTTCCTTGTTCTGCCGCCCCGGTTCGACTTCAACGATACGTTTCAGACGCACGATGTCCGGCTGTCGAAGACCTTCGCCCTGCGCGAACGATACAAGTTCCAGGTGCTGGTCGAAGTTTTCAATCTCTTCAACATCTCGAATCTGGGCGGTTATAGCTCGCAACTGGATTTCACGTCCGACCCGCAGACGCCGCCCGGCGTCTTCGCTTTCGGTCAGCCCACGCTCAAAGCGAGTCAGGTCTTCGGTCAAGGGGGAGCCCGCGCCGTTCAGTTCGGTGCCCGGATCAGTTTCTAA
- a CDS encoding class I SAM-dependent methyltransferase: MTNPSAIDRLVRAGSYALNRLTGFIVRLNPDVRKPLVRRMYHLVNLLDTAGDMLFMNYGYAPLDPGEQGLELRAEDEANRYCIQLYHRVAGAVDLRGKDVLEVGCGRGGGASFILRYLGPRSLVAVDFSWHGIRFAHRWHRLDGLAFVQGDAEALPFPPESFDAVVNVESSHCYPSMERFLQEVVRVLRPQGHFLFADLRHRDQVETLRHQVKQSGLRICQEELITPQVVRALELDSDRKNALIRKKVFPLARPAVREFAAVKGSQGYEFFRSGTWQYLRFVLQKA; encoded by the coding sequence ATGACGAACCCTTCAGCGATTGATCGTCTGGTCCGAGCGGGAAGTTACGCGTTGAATCGTCTGACGGGATTCATCGTCCGTCTCAATCCCGATGTCCGCAAGCCTCTGGTCCGGCGGATGTATCACCTGGTCAACCTTCTCGACACAGCCGGTGACATGCTGTTTATGAACTACGGTTATGCGCCGCTCGATCCGGGCGAACAGGGACTGGAGCTTCGAGCGGAAGACGAAGCGAATCGCTACTGCATACAGCTTTATCACCGGGTGGCGGGAGCGGTTGATCTCCGGGGCAAAGACGTTCTGGAAGTCGGCTGCGGTCGGGGTGGAGGGGCGTCTTTCATCCTGCGGTATCTCGGACCGCGTTCGCTCGTCGCCGTGGATTTCTCCTGGCATGGGATTCGCTTCGCTCATCGGTGGCATCGTCTCGACGGACTCGCCTTCGTGCAAGGTGATGCTGAGGCCCTGCCGTTTCCCCCGGAATCCTTCGATGCCGTGGTCAATGTCGAGTCCTCCCATTGCTATCCGTCCATGGAGCGATTTCTCCAGGAAGTTGTCCGCGTGCTCCGACCACAGGGCCACTTCCTCTTTGCCGATCTGCGTCACCGCGATCAGGTGGAGACGCTGCGTCATCAGGTGAAACAATCCGGCCTGAGAATCTGCCAGGAGGAATTGATCACGCCGCAGGTCGTGCGGGCGCTGGAGCTGGACAGCGATCGCAAAAACGCCCTCATCCGGAAGAAAGTCTTTCCCCTCGCGCGACCGGCCGTGCGAGAATTTGCCGCCGTGAAGGGCAGTCAGGGGTACGAATTTTTCCGCTCCGGGACGTGGCAATATCTCCGTTTCGTCCTCCAAAAAGCTTGA